Proteins encoded in a region of the Saccharothrix ecbatanensis genome:
- a CDS encoding transcriptional regulator — protein sequence MFIADGGGGGSTPTTLPDYAGAQRKLSIDPSAIPAAREVFVRALDQLDTKLSDAMTQLQARPWAGDPVSNETAERFNQDTFQSGDTAGVVALKAYREQLKGVVDQLTAIEADYRRVEGDNTASWGRVHNG from the coding sequence GTGTTCATCGCGGATGGTGGTGGCGGAGGATCGACGCCGACGACGCTGCCCGACTACGCCGGTGCGCAGCGGAAGCTCAGCATCGATCCGTCGGCGATCCCGGCCGCGCGTGAGGTGTTCGTCAGGGCGTTGGACCAGCTCGACACGAAGCTCTCCGATGCGATGACGCAGCTCCAGGCCAGGCCCTGGGCAGGCGACCCGGTGAGCAACGAGACCGCCGAGCGGTTCAACCAGGACACTTTCCAGTCCGGTGACACGGCCGGCGTGGTGGCGCTCAAGGCGTACCGCGAGCAGCTCAAGGGCGTGGTCGACCAGCTCACCGCCATCGAAGCCGATTACCGGCGCGTCGAAGGCGACAACACCGCGTCCTGGGGACGCGTCCACAACGGCTGA
- a CDS encoding DUF3558 domain-containing protein, producing MRRVVPLIAALALLGGCSQSTDGNANAGGSTPTTTAGQTSKSGRPSSSSTSKEPVKRPKTINIEAVDPCTLLTEPQRLEFGLDRPPQPGGVPDKESCTISRDDRKYFVGLITDSTAGVDDYAKSAGKVTKLEVGGFPALMTESTTELGVSCSVAVDVSDGQVVDVRASSVGETDMTTLCQVVQPVAAAVVANVSK from the coding sequence ATGCGCCGTGTCGTGCCGCTCATCGCCGCTCTGGCCCTGCTCGGGGGCTGCTCGCAATCCACGGACGGGAACGCCAACGCCGGTGGTTCGACGCCGACGACCACCGCCGGCCAGACGTCCAAGTCGGGCAGGCCGTCCTCGTCCTCGACCTCGAAAGAGCCGGTCAAGCGCCCGAAGACGATCAACATCGAGGCCGTCGACCCGTGCACGCTGCTGACTGAGCCGCAGCGCTTGGAGTTCGGCCTGGACCGGCCGCCGCAGCCGGGTGGCGTGCCGGACAAAGAGAGCTGCACGATCAGCCGCGACGACCGGAAGTACTTCGTCGGCCTCATCACCGACTCCACCGCGGGCGTCGACGACTACGCCAAGTCCGCGGGCAAGGTGACGAAGCTGGAGGTCGGCGGCTTCCCCGCGCTGATGACCGAGTCGACCACCGAGCTCGGCGTCTCCTGCTCCGTCGCGGTGGACGTCTCCGACGGCCAGGTGGTCGACGTGCGGGCGAGCAGCGTGGGCGAGACCGACATGACGACGCTGTGCCAGGTCGTCCAGCCGGTCGCGGCGGCCGTCGTGGCCAATGTGAGCAAGTAG
- a CDS encoding glycoside hydrolase family 15 protein, which translates to MGDTGPGRIEDYALLSDLRTAALVGLDGSIDWLCMPRFDSPSCFSRLLGTEDDGHWRIAPTGEVVSVRRSYRDGSLVLETEFETVDGVVRLIDTMPPEQEHWDADTRVVRVLEGVSGQVEMSMRWVLRFAYADSVPWVRRGERDGQECIVALAGPSAVALYGDRLPFRVQGQRAHEAVFTISAGQRLSWVMEFAYSPDEPPAPVDAVAEVARSEAFWLAWSSKIGYDGPHADVVHRSLITLKGLTYAPTGGIVAAPTTSLPETFGGERNWDYRYCWLRDATFTLLALDNFGCTDEAAAWRKWLLRAVAGDPADLQIMYGIGGERHLVEWEVDWLPGYRGAKPVRVGNAAYRQLQLDVYGEVMDALHLARERGLGETPDSWAMQRGMMRHLEKVWEQPDKGLWEVRGPDRHFTHSRVMLWVAFDRAVRAVEEFDLPGPVERWRELRDVVHAEVLAKGWNASLGAFTQYYGGTALDAATLLIPAVGFLPGDDPRVVGTMDAIAGVLKRGDLVDRYETEVGESEVDGLAGVEGSFLACSFWYVDALALAGRREEAVAMYDRLVDLCNDVGLLAEEYDADTGRMCGNFPQAFSHLALVNSAAVLFGGHTRDERHRGGAA; encoded by the coding sequence GTGGGAGACACAGGACCTGGACGGATCGAGGATTACGCGCTGCTGTCGGATCTGCGGACGGCGGCACTGGTGGGGCTGGACGGGTCGATCGACTGGCTGTGCATGCCGCGGTTCGACTCGCCGTCCTGCTTCTCGCGGTTGCTGGGCACCGAGGACGACGGGCACTGGCGGATCGCGCCGACGGGCGAGGTGGTCTCGGTGCGACGGTCCTACCGGGACGGCAGCCTCGTGCTGGAGACGGAGTTCGAGACCGTCGACGGCGTGGTGCGCCTGATCGACACGATGCCGCCCGAGCAGGAGCACTGGGACGCCGACACGCGCGTGGTGCGGGTGCTGGAGGGCGTGTCGGGGCAGGTCGAGATGTCGATGCGGTGGGTGCTGCGGTTCGCCTACGCCGACTCGGTGCCGTGGGTGCGGCGCGGTGAACGGGACGGTCAGGAGTGCATCGTCGCCCTCGCCGGACCGTCGGCGGTGGCGCTCTACGGCGACCGGCTGCCGTTCCGGGTGCAGGGCCAACGGGCGCACGAGGCGGTGTTCACCATCTCCGCCGGCCAACGACTGTCCTGGGTGATGGAGTTCGCCTACTCGCCCGACGAGCCGCCCGCGCCGGTGGACGCGGTGGCCGAGGTGGCGCGGTCGGAGGCGTTCTGGCTGGCCTGGTCCTCGAAGATCGGGTACGACGGGCCGCACGCGGACGTCGTGCACCGGTCGCTGATCACGTTGAAGGGCCTGACGTACGCGCCGACGGGCGGGATCGTGGCCGCGCCGACGACGTCGCTGCCGGAGACGTTCGGCGGCGAGCGCAACTGGGACTACCGGTACTGCTGGCTGCGCGACGCGACGTTCACCTTGCTGGCGTTGGACAACTTCGGCTGCACGGACGAGGCCGCGGCGTGGCGGAAGTGGCTGCTGCGTGCCGTGGCGGGTGACCCGGCGGACCTCCAGATCATGTACGGCATCGGCGGCGAGCGGCACCTGGTCGAGTGGGAGGTCGACTGGCTGCCGGGGTACCGGGGCGCGAAGCCCGTGCGGGTCGGGAACGCGGCCTACCGGCAGTTGCAGCTGGACGTCTACGGCGAGGTGATGGACGCGCTGCACCTGGCACGGGAGCGCGGGCTGGGTGAGACGCCGGACTCGTGGGCGATGCAGCGCGGCATGATGCGGCACCTGGAGAAGGTGTGGGAGCAGCCCGACAAGGGGTTGTGGGAGGTGCGCGGGCCGGACCGGCACTTCACCCACTCCCGGGTGATGTTGTGGGTGGCGTTCGACCGGGCGGTGCGGGCGGTGGAGGAGTTCGACCTGCCGGGTCCGGTGGAGCGGTGGCGCGAGCTGCGCGACGTGGTGCACGCCGAGGTGCTGGCGAAGGGCTGGAACGCCTCGCTGGGCGCGTTCACCCAGTACTACGGCGGCACGGCGTTGGACGCGGCCACGTTGCTGATCCCGGCGGTGGGCTTCCTGCCGGGTGACGATCCGCGGGTCGTCGGCACGATGGACGCGATCGCCGGTGTGCTCAAGCGGGGCGATCTGGTCGACCGGTACGAGACGGAGGTCGGCGAGTCCGAAGTGGACGGGTTGGCCGGTGTCGAGGGAAGCTTCCTGGCGTGCTCGTTCTGGTACGTCGACGCGCTCGCGTTGGCCGGGCGGCGCGAGGAGGCGGTGGCGATGTACGACCGGCTCGTGGATCTGTGCAACGACGTGGGGTTGTTGGCCGAGGAGTACGACGCGGATACCGGGCGGATGTGCGGCAACTTCCCGCAGGCGTTCAGCCACCTGGCCCTGGTGAACAGCGCGGCCGTGCTGTTCGGCGGCCACACCCGTGACGAGCGGCACCGGGGCGGGGCGGCGTGA
- a CDS encoding alcohol dehydrogenase catalytic domain-containing protein — MRAAEVVPGKPEACRVVDREDPDRPDELLVEGLLVGMCGTDVEIIRDGFGWLPPGRDAIVPFHESLGRVISSPTPDFAPGDLVAGVVRRPDPEPCPACAVDAWDFCRNGKYTERGIKEIDGYGMQRWTVPPKFAIKLDPTLGDAGVLTEPASVVAKAWAQASAVAARSHLPVRSVLITGAGPIGLLAALLGVQRGLEVHVVDRVTEGRKPDLVTTLGATYYSDLAKVTAEVDVAIECTGVAQLIWECTRRASVTVLAGISGEHDPVPLDPSVFDGMVLGNKTIVGTVNAGLPDYVAAAEALSDASRPWLNGLITRRVTLDRFTDALVREKDDVKVVVDLA, encoded by the coding sequence GTGAGGGCGGCGGAGGTCGTGCCGGGCAAGCCGGAGGCGTGCCGGGTGGTGGACCGCGAGGATCCCGACCGCCCGGACGAGCTGCTGGTCGAGGGCCTGCTGGTCGGCATGTGCGGCACCGACGTGGAGATCATCCGGGACGGTTTCGGTTGGCTGCCGCCGGGCCGGGACGCCATCGTGCCGTTCCACGAGTCGCTGGGCCGGGTGATCAGCAGCCCGACGCCGGACTTCGCGCCCGGTGACCTGGTCGCCGGTGTGGTGCGCCGGCCGGACCCGGAGCCGTGCCCGGCGTGCGCCGTGGACGCGTGGGACTTCTGCCGCAACGGCAAGTACACCGAGCGCGGCATCAAGGAGATCGACGGCTACGGCATGCAGCGCTGGACCGTGCCGCCCAAGTTCGCGATCAAGCTGGACCCGACGCTCGGCGACGCCGGTGTGCTGACGGAGCCCGCGTCCGTGGTGGCGAAGGCGTGGGCTCAGGCGTCGGCGGTCGCCGCGCGGTCCCACCTGCCGGTGCGCTCCGTGTTGATCACCGGCGCCGGGCCGATCGGGCTGCTGGCGGCGTTGCTGGGCGTGCAGCGCGGTCTGGAGGTGCACGTGGTCGACCGGGTCACCGAAGGCCGCAAACCGGACCTGGTCACCACGTTGGGCGCGACGTACTACTCCGACCTGGCCAAGGTCACGGCCGAGGTGGACGTGGCCATCGAGTGCACCGGGGTGGCCCAGCTGATCTGGGAGTGCACGCGCCGGGCGTCCGTCACGGTGCTGGCGGGCATCTCCGGCGAGCACGACCCCGTGCCGCTGGACCCGAGCGTGTTCGACGGGATGGTGCTGGGCAACAAGACGATCGTCGGCACGGTCAACGCGGGCCTGCCCGACTACGTCGCGGCGGCCGAGGCGCTGTCCGACGCCAGCCGGCCGTGGCTGAACGGCCTGATCACGCGGCGGGTGACGTTGGACCGGTTCACCGACGCGCTGGTGCGGGAGAAGGACGACGTGAAGGTGGTCGTGGACCTGGCCTAG
- a CDS encoding putative bifunctional diguanylate cyclase/phosphodiesterase, producing MTEQVDHRVAAPGRSNLDPAVLAGAEAFARTWATAVIGSSYVPMTRAEVADHLQALTEVLVHALHATPFRTAPGYEIGARLVEAHFTGTDTLGRTVQLLGDDLLGELGIRPDELMRSRLAALQGALAAGYARALRERTLAEQEAIRAAVLDARDQAEAALRASEARFRAMFTEAAIGIGIADIEGRILDVNQALQDMLGFSVEEMRQYNIRDLMHPEDGGSVWRLYDQLTAGECDHYRAEKRFRRADGEQVWTHLTLSLVRDDHGDPQYQVAMIEDVTDRHLLQNRLRYQALHDPLTGLPNRALFLERLGRVFNNKARHRAGLCYLDLDGFKVINDSLGHDIGDQLLVEVGRRLDHSVSGEGKLVARMGGDEFVILVEGSKDTQDIVNVADRVLRELESPIRIGGHELTVSASIGIVERALSGTTAADLMRDADITLYWAKADGKSRWALYNPERNAKEVARFTLSATMPAALERDEFYVDYQPLVRLDDSKVVGVEALVRWQHPEFGRLAPDRFIELAEETGLIVPLGRWVLRRACEQAQRWRAEFGESAPFVSVNLAVRQSRDPELVRDVKRILDECALPPHQLQLELTESAIMGTADEPLEALRALSDMGVRIAIDDFGTGYSNLAYLKHLPVHELKIAGSFMEGLRAADEEDAVDVQIVSTLVQLAHALQLGVTAEGVETPAQAKRLHRLGCDTGQGWFFAKPMKPESIDELLRR from the coding sequence ATGACGGAACAGGTTGACCATCGGGTGGCAGCACCGGGCCGATCGAACCTCGACCCCGCCGTACTGGCCGGGGCGGAGGCCTTCGCCCGCACCTGGGCCACCGCGGTGATCGGCAGCAGCTACGTGCCGATGACCAGGGCCGAGGTCGCCGACCACCTCCAGGCGTTGACCGAGGTGCTGGTGCACGCGCTGCACGCCACCCCGTTCCGCACCGCGCCCGGGTACGAGATCGGCGCACGCCTGGTCGAGGCGCACTTCACCGGCACGGACACGCTGGGCCGCACCGTGCAGCTGCTCGGCGACGACCTGCTGGGCGAGCTGGGCATCCGGCCCGACGAGCTGATGCGGTCCCGCCTGGCGGCGCTGCAAGGCGCGTTGGCCGCCGGGTACGCGCGTGCCCTGCGTGAACGGACGCTGGCCGAGCAGGAGGCGATCCGCGCGGCCGTGCTGGACGCCCGTGACCAGGCCGAAGCCGCTCTGCGCGCGTCCGAGGCGCGGTTCCGGGCGATGTTCACCGAGGCGGCCATCGGCATCGGCATCGCCGACATCGAGGGCCGCATCCTGGACGTGAACCAGGCGTTGCAGGACATGCTCGGGTTCAGCGTCGAGGAGATGCGGCAGTACAACATCCGCGACCTGATGCACCCGGAGGACGGCGGCAGCGTCTGGCGGCTGTACGACCAGCTCACCGCGGGCGAGTGCGACCACTACCGGGCCGAGAAGCGGTTCCGCCGGGCCGACGGCGAGCAGGTGTGGACGCACCTGACCCTGTCGCTCGTGCGCGACGACCACGGCGACCCGCAGTACCAGGTGGCGATGATCGAGGACGTCACCGACCGCCACCTGTTGCAGAACCGGCTGCGCTACCAGGCGTTGCACGACCCGCTGACCGGTCTGCCGAACCGGGCGCTGTTCCTGGAACGCCTCGGCCGCGTGTTCAACAACAAGGCACGCCACCGCGCGGGCCTCTGCTACCTGGACCTGGACGGGTTCAAGGTGATCAACGACAGCCTCGGCCACGACATCGGCGACCAGCTGCTGGTCGAGGTCGGCCGGCGGCTGGACCACTCGGTGTCCGGTGAGGGCAAGCTGGTCGCGCGGATGGGCGGGGACGAGTTCGTCATCCTGGTGGAGGGTTCGAAGGACACCCAGGACATCGTCAACGTCGCCGACCGGGTGCTGCGGGAGCTGGAGTCGCCGATCCGGATCGGCGGGCACGAGCTGACCGTGTCGGCGTCGATCGGCATCGTGGAGCGCGCGCTGTCCGGCACCACGGCCGCCGACCTGATGCGCGACGCGGACATCACGCTGTATTGGGCGAAGGCGGACGGCAAGTCGCGCTGGGCCCTGTACAACCCCGAGCGCAACGCCAAGGAGGTCGCCCGGTTCACGCTGTCCGCGACCATGCCGGCGGCGTTGGAGCGGGACGAGTTCTACGTGGACTACCAGCCGTTGGTGCGGCTCGACGACAGCAAAGTGGTGGGCGTGGAAGCCCTGGTGCGCTGGCAGCACCCGGAGTTCGGGCGGCTCGCGCCGGACCGGTTCATCGAGCTGGCCGAGGAGACCGGGCTGATCGTCCCCTTGGGACGGTGGGTGCTGCGGCGCGCGTGCGAGCAGGCGCAGCGGTGGCGGGCGGAGTTCGGCGAGTCCGCGCCGTTCGTCAGCGTCAACCTGGCGGTGCGCCAGTCCCGCGACCCGGAGCTGGTGCGGGACGTGAAGCGGATCCTGGACGAGTGCGCCCTGCCGCCGCACCAGCTGCAACTCGAACTGACCGAGAGCGCGATCATGGGCACCGCCGACGAGCCGCTGGAGGCCTTGCGGGCGTTGTCGGACATGGGCGTGCGGATCGCGATCGACGACTTCGGCACCGGCTACTCGAACCTGGCGTACCTGAAGCACCTGCCGGTGCACGAGCTGAAGATCGCGGGCTCGTTCATGGAAGGCCTGCGTGCGGCGGACGAAGAGGACGCGGTGGACGTCCAGATCGTGTCCACGCTGGTGCAGCTGGCCCACGCGTTGCAGCTCGGCGTCACCGCGGAGGGCGTGGAGACGCCGGCGCAGGCGAAGCGCCTGCACCGGCTCGGCTGCGACACCGGCCAGGGCTGGTTCTTCGCCAAGCCCATGAAGCCGGAGTCGATCGACGAACTGCTGCGCCGTTGA
- a CDS encoding SAM-dependent methyltransferase — protein sequence MDSVERPTWAPGDIDLSRPSIARVYDYWLGGAHNFAVDRAVGDKVLADVPVLRTNILNHRAFLRRAVRYMLSQGIRQFLDLGSGIPTVGNVHEIAQAADPGARVVYVDIDPVAVAHSRAILTGNELVGVLQTDVRDAQRVLKSPEVQGLLDFDRPIGVLMVALLHFVQDSEDPNGVVAAYREAVPSGSYLAISHAGYEEGEWDPAWDDAKTTYNRGVGEMRYRKKREVEDLFGGFDLVEPGVARLPLWHPESPDDVDEGAAHFLGFAGVGRKP from the coding sequence GTGGACAGCGTGGAGCGGCCGACCTGGGCGCCAGGCGACATCGACCTGAGCCGCCCGAGCATCGCGCGGGTCTACGACTACTGGTTGGGCGGCGCGCACAACTTCGCCGTCGACCGGGCCGTGGGCGACAAGGTGCTGGCGGACGTGCCGGTGCTCAGGACCAACATCCTCAACCACCGCGCGTTCCTGCGCCGGGCGGTGCGGTACATGTTGTCGCAGGGCATCCGGCAGTTCCTGGACCTGGGCTCCGGCATCCCCACGGTCGGCAACGTGCACGAGATCGCGCAGGCCGCGGACCCGGGCGCCCGCGTGGTGTACGTGGACATCGACCCGGTCGCGGTCGCGCACAGCCGGGCCATCCTGACCGGGAACGAGCTGGTCGGCGTGCTCCAGACCGACGTGCGGGACGCGCAGCGGGTGCTGAAGTCGCCCGAGGTGCAGGGCTTGCTGGACTTCGACCGGCCGATCGGCGTGCTGATGGTCGCGCTGCTGCACTTCGTCCAGGACTCCGAGGACCCCAACGGCGTGGTGGCCGCCTACCGCGAGGCCGTCCCGTCCGGCAGCTACCTGGCCATTTCGCACGCCGGGTACGAGGAAGGCGAGTGGGATCCCGCCTGGGACGACGCCAAGACGACGTACAACCGCGGCGTCGGCGAGATGCGGTACCGCAAGAAGCGCGAGGTCGAGGACCTGTTCGGCGGATTCGACCTGGTGGAGCCGGGTGTGGCGCGGCTGCCGCTGTGGCATCCCGAGTCGCCGGACGACGTGGACGAGGGCGCCGCGCACTTCCTCGGCTTCGCTGGAGTCGGGCGGAAGCCCTGA
- a CDS encoding pentapeptide repeat-containing protein, giving the protein MGYLWIAGAVVVVVAVVLLVVQHLRKGSLLMPTLAGAIGAFMLVAGWLVLVDPTAPKNEAVKTGGLAGGALVALYALWLNDRRRRTDEERQRIEVARQQLEDARADHDRSRVADERFARSVELLGHDAEQVRVGAMHALAGLARSRGEYTQTVLDVLCAYLRRPFAEKDSINPKSKDERELEVRLTAQRLIADLLPHDDAKAAGTPHYDLDLTRAYLEYFDISHRQVGSLTLRAAHLKQSNSFHHTVVHGGAWFTDATSDGRLYLHHMVFHGKAWFSRFTCHDNIDYTATRFLGPNKFAGVEFTAPVSFEGCEFAEPIDFENARFSGGLKLDLAKHAVARTHAMYVSLEHENVLPDGWVVERREGGVVGLVRS; this is encoded by the coding sequence GTGGGGTACCTGTGGATCGCGGGCGCGGTCGTCGTGGTGGTCGCGGTCGTGCTGCTGGTGGTGCAGCACCTCCGCAAGGGCAGCCTGCTGATGCCGACGCTGGCCGGGGCCATCGGGGCGTTCATGCTGGTCGCGGGCTGGTTGGTCCTGGTCGATCCCACCGCGCCGAAGAACGAGGCGGTCAAGACCGGTGGGCTCGCGGGCGGTGCGCTGGTGGCGCTGTACGCGCTCTGGCTGAACGACCGGCGGCGGCGCACCGACGAGGAGCGGCAGCGGATCGAGGTCGCCCGGCAGCAGTTGGAGGACGCGCGGGCCGACCACGACCGGTCGAGGGTCGCCGACGAGAGGTTCGCCCGATCGGTTGAATTGCTCGGGCACGACGCCGAGCAGGTGCGGGTGGGCGCGATGCACGCGCTGGCCGGCCTGGCCCGGTCACGCGGCGAGTACACCCAGACCGTGCTCGACGTGCTGTGCGCGTACCTGCGGCGCCCGTTCGCCGAGAAGGACTCGATCAACCCGAAGTCCAAGGACGAGCGTGAGCTGGAGGTCCGGCTCACCGCCCAGCGGTTGATCGCCGACCTGCTGCCCCACGACGACGCGAAGGCCGCCGGGACCCCGCACTACGACCTCGACCTGACCAGGGCGTACCTGGAGTACTTCGACATCTCCCACCGCCAGGTCGGCAGCCTGACCCTGCGTGCGGCGCACCTCAAGCAGTCGAACTCGTTCCACCACACGGTCGTGCACGGCGGCGCGTGGTTCACCGACGCGACGAGCGACGGGCGGCTGTACCTGCACCACATGGTCTTCCACGGCAAGGCGTGGTTCAGCCGGTTCACGTGTCACGACAACATCGACTACACCGCCACGAGGTTCCTCGGCCCCAACAAGTTCGCCGGGGTGGAGTTCACCGCGCCGGTGAGCTTCGAGGGCTGCGAGTTCGCCGAGCCGATCGACTTCGAGAACGCCCGGTTCAGCGGGGGCCTCAAGCTCGACCTGGCGAAACACGCGGTGGCGCGCACGCACGCCATGTACGTGTCGCTGGAGCACGAGAACGTCCTGCCCGATGGCTGGGTGGTGGAGCGCCGCGAGGGCGGCGTCGTCGGACTGGTCAGGAGCTGA
- a CDS encoding pentapeptide repeat-containing protein, with protein sequence MRGRWLLVASVLAAILVTIVTTAVLIMVDPKQPKAEAIKTGGLAGGAIVALYALWLNDRRRRTEEARHELEGQRLGLESEKVADERFARAVELLGHDADQVRVGAMHVLAGLARTTPRYKQTVLSVLCAYLRRPFTHPSFDEKADDPDQAYFGEKERGDVEPEDDREMTVRMTAQRLITDLLPWGSDPDETQYHLDLTAANLSYFRLEGRRFGRLVARRAQFYGITAFREIVLTKPALFSGGTFHGRVDFRDGRFEGGISFQDTTFKSKVDVTGAKVGTFLHVAPQPPDVQIGDLEVLAGTAFRVDPAGWRLTGDGQAPAGLDDHVQQD encoded by the coding sequence GTGCGCGGACGCTGGTTGTTGGTCGCGAGCGTGCTCGCCGCGATCCTCGTGACGATCGTGACGACCGCCGTGCTGATCATGGTGGACCCGAAGCAGCCCAAGGCGGAGGCGATCAAGACCGGCGGGCTGGCCGGTGGCGCGATCGTCGCCCTGTACGCGCTGTGGCTCAACGACCGGCGGAGGCGCACCGAGGAGGCACGGCACGAGCTGGAGGGGCAACGGCTCGGGCTGGAGAGCGAGAAGGTCGCCGACGAGCGGTTCGCCCGTGCGGTCGAGCTGCTGGGCCACGACGCCGACCAGGTCAGGGTTGGTGCGATGCATGTCTTGGCCGGGCTGGCCCGCACCACGCCCCGGTACAAGCAGACCGTGTTGAGCGTGCTGTGCGCGTACCTGCGGCGGCCGTTCACGCACCCGTCGTTCGACGAGAAGGCCGACGACCCGGACCAGGCCTATTTCGGCGAGAAGGAGCGCGGCGACGTCGAGCCGGAGGACGACCGGGAGATGACGGTCCGGATGACCGCGCAACGGCTCATCACGGACCTCCTGCCGTGGGGCAGCGATCCGGACGAGACCCAGTACCACCTGGACCTGACCGCGGCGAACCTCTCGTACTTCCGGCTGGAGGGCCGCCGGTTCGGCCGGCTCGTCGCCCGGCGGGCCCAGTTCTACGGGATCACCGCGTTCCGCGAGATCGTGCTCACCAAGCCCGCGCTGTTCTCCGGCGGCACGTTCCACGGCCGGGTGGACTTCCGGGACGGCCGGTTCGAGGGCGGCATCTCGTTCCAGGACACCACGTTCAAGTCGAAGGTGGACGTCACCGGCGCGAAGGTCGGCACGTTCCTGCACGTCGCGCCCCAGCCGCCCGACGTGCAGATCGGCGACCTGGAAGTGCTGGCGGGCACCGCGTTCCGCGTCGACCCGGCGGGCTGGCGGCTAACCGGCGACGGGCAGGCCCCGGCCGGCCTCGACGACCATGTCCAGCAGGACTGA
- a CDS encoding LysR family transcriptional regulator: MELRQLEYFVAVAEECHFTRAARRMHVAQSGLSASIRALEVELGAPLFVRSTRQVELTQAGRALLVEARRALGTIDAARDAVAAVQGLLRGTLSVGSIQCLHAVHLPAVLARFHELHPGVELRLRQAGSGELVDLVRAGRLDLAFVTAGRVGDDLKVSTLSSEPLVLACAPELPLAGRESVRLAELAGQPFVDFNPDWGTRDDVDRALATAGVDRKVAVEVNDVHSLLDFVGFGLGVALVPRSFAGKPTRAVFVDLVDAPMAETAVVTASTVSAAASVLLDMVVEAGRGLPVAG; encoded by the coding sequence GTGGAGCTTCGACAGCTTGAGTACTTCGTGGCCGTGGCCGAGGAGTGCCACTTCACCCGGGCGGCCCGGCGGATGCACGTCGCCCAATCGGGGCTCTCCGCCTCGATCCGGGCACTGGAGGTCGAGCTGGGCGCGCCGCTGTTCGTGCGCAGCACGCGCCAGGTGGAGCTGACCCAGGCCGGCCGTGCGTTGCTGGTCGAGGCACGGCGTGCGCTGGGCACGATCGACGCGGCCCGTGACGCGGTCGCCGCGGTGCAAGGGCTGCTCCGCGGCACGTTGTCCGTCGGCAGCATCCAGTGCCTGCACGCCGTGCACCTGCCCGCCGTGCTCGCCAGGTTCCACGAACTGCACCCCGGCGTGGAGCTCCGGCTCCGCCAGGCCGGGTCGGGCGAGCTGGTCGACCTCGTCCGAGCCGGACGGCTGGACCTCGCGTTCGTCACGGCCGGGCGGGTGGGTGACGACCTGAAGGTGTCCACCCTGTCGAGTGAGCCGCTGGTGCTGGCGTGCGCGCCGGAGCTGCCGTTGGCGGGACGCGAGTCGGTGCGGCTCGCCGAGCTGGCCGGTCAGCCGTTCGTGGACTTCAACCCGGACTGGGGCACCCGCGACGACGTGGACCGCGCGCTCGCCACCGCCGGGGTGGACCGCAAGGTCGCGGTCGAGGTCAACGACGTGCACTCGTTGCTCGACTTCGTCGGCTTCGGCCTCGGCGTCGCGCTGGTGCCCCGGTCGTTCGCCGGGAAGCCGACCCGTGCGGTGTTCGTGGACCTGGTCGACGCCCCGATGGCCGAGACCGCGGTCGTCACCGCGTCCACCGTGAGCGCTGCCGCGTCAGTCCTGCTGGACATGGTCGTCGAGGCCGGCCGGGGCCTGCCCGTCGCCGGTTAG